A genomic region of Microcoleus sp. FACHB-672 contains the following coding sequences:
- a CDS encoding S-layer homology domain-containing protein, producing MTLIVAPAAIAQQPQQIEQAAPQKSMTYGCFAGYPDDTFRGDQPVSRYEFAAGMSACLDQIRQLIESSRSEGVTKEDLAVPAAQLERSRQELDNLRERLDNLDPENK from the coding sequence ATGACATTGATAGTAGCGCCGGCAGCTATCGCACAACAACCGCAACAGATAGAGCAAGCAGCGCCACAAAAAAGTATGACTTACGGTTGCTTTGCCGGCTATCCCGATGATACGTTTCGCGGCGATCAACCTGTAAGCCGGTATGAATTTGCGGCGGGGATGAGTGCCTGCTTAGATCAAATTCGTCAACTGATAGAAAGTTCTCGCTCAGAAGGCGTAACGAAAGAAGATTTAGCCGTGCCGGCAGCTCAACTAGAGCGCTCTCGGCAAGAGTTAGATAATTTACGTGAGCGCCTAGATAATTTAGATCCTGAGAATAAATAA
- a CDS encoding nicotinate-nucleotide adenylyltransferase, with protein sequence MVKIALFGTSADPPTIGHQKILSWLSQQFDEVAVWASDNPFKSHQTPLEHRERMLRLLIEDISPRRYNIAVHPELSSPRTLTTVERARCLWQNADFTLVIGSDLVNQLPRWYCVDELLQQVKLLVVPRSSYTLEERDLEPLKQMGAQVAIADLTAPAVSSTAYRERGETEALTPPVEAYIHQEHLYVCQDALRSNLKN encoded by the coding sequence ATGGTTAAGATTGCTTTATTTGGTACAAGTGCAGATCCGCCAACAATTGGCCACCAAAAGATTCTCAGTTGGTTGTCTCAACAGTTTGATGAAGTGGCAGTTTGGGCATCTGATAATCCGTTTAAATCTCATCAAACTCCGCTGGAGCATCGAGAGAGAATGTTGCGGTTATTGATTGAGGATATTTCGCCGCGCCGGTATAACATTGCTGTTCATCCAGAACTTAGTAGCCCTAGAACTCTCACAACAGTAGAACGCGCTCGCTGTTTATGGCAAAATGCGGATTTTACTTTGGTAATTGGTTCGGATTTGGTGAATCAATTGCCGCGCTGGTATTGTGTTGATGAGTTGCTGCAACAAGTTAAATTATTGGTGGTGCCACGCTCGTCTTATACGTTAGAAGAGCGGGATTTAGAACCGCTGAAACAGATGGGCGCACAAGTGGCAATTGCGGATTTAACCGCGCCGGCTGTCTCTTCTACCGCGTATCGTGAGAGAGGGGAAACAGAGGCATTAACGCCGCCGGTTGAGGCTTATATCCATCAAGAGCATTTGTATGTATGCCAAGATGCGCTTAGGTCGAATTTAAAAAATTAG
- a CDS encoding NUDIX hydrolase produces the protein MEKQGRTHSSLADFKVGVDNVIFSVDTAQNRLLVLLVMRQDEPFFGQWSLPGTLVRQGESLEDAAYRILAEKIRVQNLYLEQLYTFGGPGRDPRESPNSFGVRYLAVSYFALVRFEEAELIANGVAGIAWYPLDRVPQLAFDHNQILQYGYRRLRNKLEYSPVAFEVLPEVFTLSDLYQLYTTVLGENFSDYSNFRTRLLKLGFLYDTKVKVSRGAGRPATLYRFDAEAFAQLKDKPLVFI, from the coding sequence GTGGAAAAACAAGGGCGAACACACAGTTCACTAGCAGACTTCAAAGTTGGGGTCGATAATGTTATTTTCTCGGTTGACACGGCACAAAACCGGCTGCTGGTGTTGTTAGTTATGCGGCAAGACGAACCGTTTTTTGGGCAATGGAGTTTGCCGGGAACACTGGTTCGTCAAGGAGAATCGCTTGAAGATGCTGCTTACCGAATTTTGGCTGAGAAAATTCGGGTGCAAAATTTGTATTTAGAGCAGTTATACACCTTTGGAGGGCCAGGACGCGATCCTAGAGAATCTCCGAACAGTTTTGGTGTGCGCTACCTTGCGGTTAGTTACTTTGCGCTAGTGCGGTTTGAGGAAGCTGAATTAATTGCGAATGGGGTTGCCGGCATTGCTTGGTATCCGCTTGATCGAGTGCCGCAACTTGCCTTTGATCACAATCAAATTTTGCAGTATGGCTACCGCCGGCTGCGAAATAAACTGGAGTATAGTCCTGTGGCTTTTGAAGTGTTGCCCGAAGTGTTTACTTTAAGCGACCTTTATCAACTTTATACGACAGTTTTGGGAGAAAATTTCTCAGATTACTCCAATTTCCGCACGCGTCTGCTAAAGTTGGGTTTTTTATACGATACGAAAGTTAAGGTTTCACGCGGTGCCGGTCGTCCAGCAACTTTATACCGATTTGATGCAGAGGCATTCGCCCAATTAAAAGATAAGCCCTTGGTTTTTATTTAA
- a CDS encoding NAD+ synthase has translation MKIAIAQLNPTIGDLTGNAQQILVAARKAAENNVRLLLTPELSLCGYPPRDLLLAPSFVEEMSLVLQQLAQDLPASIAVLVGTVDRNSRVSMSGGKPLFNSIALLEKGGVRQMFHKRLLPTYDVFDEYRYFEPGEQANFFTLTPDPDSGLSTENSGLKIGVTICEDLWNDEEFWGKRSYATNPIADLAQIGVDLLINLSASPYSVGKHKLRESMLRHTATRFKQPIIYTNQVGGNDDLIFDGGSVAFNRAGEVVCRAGAFEVDFVQIEFDETQRDLLPASIVQPPKNEDEEIFSALVLGVRDYAHKCGFSKVVIGLSGGIDSSLVAAIAVEALGKENVLGILMPSPYSSDHSVTDALKLAESLGIKTHTLAIGELMKDYDKTLADVFAGTAFGTAEENLQSRIRGNLLMAVSNKFGHLLISTGNKSEMAVGYCTLYGDMNGGLAAIADVPKTRVYSICRWLNNSRKAGDDGNGGTKEIIPENVIVKPPSAELKPGQVDQDSLPDYDTLDDILHRFIHNHESPADIVAAGHDRTVVERVVKLVNIAEFKRRQAPPGLKVTDRAFGTGWRMPIASKRSALTAQLHKPASVSS, from the coding sequence ATGAAAATTGCAATTGCACAACTCAATCCCACAATCGGTGATTTAACCGGCAACGCTCAGCAGATTTTAGTCGCTGCAAGGAAGGCTGCTGAAAATAATGTTCGTCTACTGCTGACACCAGAGTTATCTTTATGCGGTTATCCACCACGAGATTTACTATTAGCACCGAGTTTTGTTGAAGAGATGTCACTTGTTTTGCAGCAGTTAGCGCAAGATTTGCCGGCATCCATCGCAGTGTTGGTAGGAACAGTTGATCGCAATTCACGAGTGAGTATGAGTGGCGGCAAGCCGTTATTTAATAGCATTGCTTTGCTAGAAAAAGGCGGGGTGCGGCAGATGTTTCACAAGCGTTTGTTGCCAACTTATGATGTTTTTGATGAGTATCGGTATTTTGAGCCAGGTGAGCAAGCAAACTTCTTTACTCTTACCCCTGATCCCGATTCAGGACTCAGCACTGAGAACTCAGGACTCAAAATTGGCGTCACAATTTGCGAAGATTTGTGGAACGATGAGGAATTTTGGGGTAAGCGTAGCTATGCTACAAATCCAATTGCTGATCTAGCTCAAATTGGTGTCGATTTGCTGATTAATTTATCGGCATCGCCTTACAGCGTGGGTAAGCACAAATTGCGAGAGTCAATGCTGCGACATACAGCGACACGCTTCAAGCAACCTATCATTTATACGAATCAAGTTGGGGGAAATGACGACTTAATTTTTGATGGTGGCAGTGTGGCGTTTAACCGTGCCGGTGAAGTCGTCTGTCGTGCCGGCGCGTTTGAAGTGGATTTCGTGCAAATAGAATTTGATGAAACTCAACGTGATCTTCTGCCGGCATCCATCGTTCAGCCACCAAAAAATGAAGATGAAGAAATCTTTTCAGCATTAGTTTTAGGCGTGCGAGATTATGCACATAAATGTGGATTTTCTAAGGTTGTCATTGGGTTAAGTGGCGGAATAGATTCGTCTTTGGTGGCAGCAATTGCGGTGGAAGCTTTAGGGAAAGAAAACGTCCTTGGTATTCTCATGCCATCTCCTTACAGTTCCGATCATTCTGTTACAGATGCACTGAAACTGGCAGAAAGTTTGGGCATTAAAACTCACACGTTGGCTATTGGTGAGTTGATGAAAGATTACGATAAAACCCTGGCTGACGTGTTTGCCGGCACGGCTTTTGGCACTGCCGAAGAAAACCTACAATCTCGAATTCGTGGAAACTTATTAATGGCTGTTTCTAACAAATTTGGTCATTTACTAATTTCCACCGGCAACAAATCAGAAATGGCCGTTGGTTACTGTACCCTTTACGGGGATATGAATGGCGGATTAGCTGCAATTGCCGACGTTCCCAAAACACGGGTTTATTCTATCTGCCGGTGGCTTAATAATAGCCGGAAAGCTGGGGATGACGGGAACGGTGGAACAAAAGAAATCATTCCAGAAAATGTAATTGTGAAGCCACCGAGCGCTGAACTAAAACCTGGTCAAGTCGATCAAGATTCATTGCCAGATTATGATACGTTGGATGATATTTTGCATCGATTTATCCACAATCATGAATCGCCGGCTGATATTGTTGCGGCGGGACATGATCGCACTGTGGTTGAGCGCGTGGTGAAGCTAGTAAATATTGCGGAATTTAAGCGCCGGCAAGCGCCTCCGGGATTAAAAGTGACAGATCGTGCTTTTGGTACGGGTTGGCGAATGCCAATTGCCAGCAAACGCAGTGCTTTAACAGCACAGTTGCATAAACCAGCATCGGTTTCTTCTTGA
- a CDS encoding alpha/beta fold hydrolase has protein sequence MSARKFASFLPPAVNDLRESTSISLAEKIQQIPIFTPLHSQPIATACVRQGSGETPLVLLHGFDSSMLEFSRLLPLLATHNETWLFDLLGFGFTERPSGLSFTPSTLKTHLYCCWKSLIDQPVILIGASMGGAAAIDFALTYPQAVKKLVLINSLGYSSWLSIGKFLFPPFDYLAVEFWRQRKLQALTLGSLSGWNSDSIEALRCVCSHMEMPGWYEALSDFTKSGSYGDLEDKIPLLNTPTRILWGELDKDLGTEDAKKFKQNIKNSQLLWVSNCGHAPHLEKPAVTAQHILEFR, from the coding sequence ATGTCAGCACGTAAATTTGCTAGCTTTCTGCCGCCGGCAGTCAACGATTTAAGAGAATCTACCTCAATTTCTCTCGCTGAGAAAATTCAGCAAATCCCCATTTTTACACCCCTGCATTCCCAACCCATTGCCACTGCCTGCGTGCGTCAAGGAAGTGGGGAAACTCCCCTCGTCTTGCTGCATGGTTTCGATAGTTCCATGCTAGAGTTTTCCCGGCTTCTTCCCCTGCTAGCTACCCACAACGAAACTTGGCTTTTTGATTTATTGGGATTTGGCTTTACAGAACGACCATCAGGGCTTTCCTTTACCCCGTCAACCCTTAAAACCCATCTTTATTGTTGCTGGAAAAGCTTAATTGATCAACCCGTGATTTTAATAGGAGCTTCAATGGGAGGTGCGGCAGCAATTGATTTCGCTCTTACCTACCCACAAGCGGTAAAAAAGCTAGTTTTAATTAATAGCCTCGGTTACTCAAGTTGGTTATCTATCGGAAAATTTTTATTTCCCCCTTTTGACTATCTAGCGGTTGAATTTTGGCGGCAGCGAAAACTCCAAGCGTTGACACTTGGCAGCCTCAGCGGTTGGAATTCCGATTCAATTGAGGCTTTAAGATGCGTTTGCTCGCACATGGAAATGCCTGGTTGGTATGAAGCGTTGAGCGACTTTACCAAAAGTGGAAGTTACGGTGACTTAGAGGATAAAATTCCCCTCCTCAATACCCCAACGCGAATCTTATGGGGAGAACTTGATAAGGACTTAGGAACCGAGGATGCCAAGAAGTTTAAGCAAAATATCAAGAATTCACAGCTCCTTTGGGTTTCTAACTGCGGTCACGCTCCACACTTAGAAAAGCCGGCTGTTACTGCTCAACATATTTTAGAATTTAGGTAA